Below is a genomic region from Anoplolepis gracilipes chromosome 1, ASM4749672v1, whole genome shotgun sequence.
atccaaattttatataaagcaaagaaagagatttattcgaaataattatattcaaaaaaatgatttttacgtggatttattttaattttatttaaaatttttataaatatttaccgaGGTGATGGTGATTTATctgctattatttatatactgttGCTTGTCATTTGATGAAACTCGAACGAGTAACAAAGCAAGCTGTTCTCTACCATTGAATTATCTCACAAAATGCATTAGTGATAAGGAGATATCAAGTagttatgaattttaatgGTTCACGTCTATCATGTCTaactgttaatttaatttgcataGTATTGTGCGAACCAGAGAAAAGagtaaagttattattaacaatttagaatttttcgatttttaataaaaaatattatttttaaaatattaattatatattattttatataaactttggatctatcaatattttacaaatcacAATTTCGTCAATCCGCTATTGCGTATTATTTCggtgaattataattattttttcttttattattttaaaagattttatgaaaattatataatatatattttatatatatataatatcttttttgttcAATGGTTAAAATAGTGACTATACTGCGATAAAGATTTCTCCGCATTATTGGCTTCCATTCACTTGatcataattcttttttttaatgcgatgttatcataatatttacacCTAATGTCCGCATACGTTTACCAATAAATGAAACGTTAACTCACAATCAGTATCACATAAACATCGATTTAGCGTTTTGCATACACACATTAGCGTTCGTTTaacaaatttgaatataaagcAAATAGATTGTTATTTATCAATGATATAGATGGCGAGTAAGTCAATGGAGTAAATGTAACGCCTGTGATGGAAAGAAGGGTCTGAGACGTCGCAAGGTTCAATGCGTAAGACCTGGTGCGCGACCTGGAGAGGACGATAAGCAGGCAAATTTAGACGCGTGCAAAGGTCGCGTGCCGAGACAGAAACAAGAATGCATAGGTATACCAACATGACTTTTCGTGTTCACGATATATTTAGGATGATATGATTCGCAATTAAAgttcaaaattttgaaagtatACACAATGAACCCAGGTACAAGACCTTGCAGAACTATGTGTCCCAAGAAAACTCGACAATCCAATGAGCATGaacttgtaaatataaaggaGAAAGCAAACTTATCACCGGATGATCAGCGGAGAATGATTGACAGATTTGTTGATCTCGGTCTGGTCCATTATTTGGAAAAGAGCCGTGACAAGTTGCATAATGATGACAAGCTTGAAGGGACGAGCGCCGCTCAGGACTTTCGACATCTCCTTTACGATTGGGCGATGACAAATGAGGACAAGCGTAAACGTACCTGCGAGACGGAGGAGAAATTCACTACACTTAAACCGGGATCCATCATCAAGGATTCGATACCTATCGAGAAGATTATATTACTGCAGGCGCCGTACATGGACGAGTCCCTTCAATCTAATCTGTCAGACAAGGCGTTCCAGGAAGCTGGCGATCTCGTCGGCATTGGCATTGACACGAGCCAGCAGAAAGTTTACAAGGGCTCACAAGCGGTCAAACTTATCGAGCAGTTAGTTCATCATAATCTGACAGTGAATCCGCGCGCCGTTTCTTCTACAGAGACTGAAGATCTATCAGTGGCATCGGAAAAGAGGCGTTaaatgatagaaaattaaacgTTCACGTAGCAAACTCgtgttatctttatatataggtGTCGTAGATGTATAAGTTTCAGAAATATACAAACACGTATGTATTAAATAGATTCCATTAGGACTTTGAACATCTTAGTATTATAACTGGTGCTCTTATAAAACTCTTGCTCTTTGCTGATTCACGTCGTCATCATGATACGATTGATTAACATGATTGTATGAAGTCCgtcaaatcaaataaaaaatagaatatgaaAAGAATCGTATAATGAACGcaagatattattaacaataagcgGCATGCGATATCAGTCAGATGGACacatagtttattttatatattagatgtaTGTGAAATAAGTATAAACTCAAGATTAATGATTCGCACGTTTTTTGTCACTCTTTATTGATACAAGAAATTGTTGCGCGCCAGACATTTTCCAATGATATCACCAGGATATTAAGAGGGGAGAATATTTGCAATCGGATCACTGCATATCGGATCATTATAATCATTTCCGCCATAAATTACACAAATGATGAATCTGAAAGATCAATGCTCAATGGTGAAACTGGTTAGTGGGTCGCGGGAAGGTATCCTCTTCTCGTCGATTCAGATGTAATTTATGTTGCCCGTCATCCGCAACGCATATATCGTCGTATATTGAGAGATTATCTTCGGATTCTAACAGATCTATCGCTGCTTTACCGTCAATTACGGTCGTGTTAGCCGGACTTAAACAACGTCGCTGATTTAATCGAACGATTCATCTTGCGACTCTTTACAATCGTCATTCAGCGTGGGCTGAGATTGTGATCGTTAAAATCCGATACGCCTATATAAAAGCACGCGCCATAAGCATAATTCGGTCGTATAACGTAACGATTGTTTTTATCGCTTTGAGTATCAGTAATCTCCACGTGTGTGCACGTCCCGCTTTGAAAAGCAACACGCTGATGCCGTGATTCTATTGAATGACTCGTAAAAGTCTCTTTGATGGATCACATAACCATCGTTCGAATCGACACAAATTCGTCTTCTAAACACACCTTCTCTGTCTGTTTATGCCGAAGACGCCGTTTCGAAGAAGCAAACGTTTCGCACAAGGATAATCGATATATTCACACATATGGATATCTTGcacgataataaattattctctctttcatagCCCAAAGAACGcccaaatttttttcctcaatCATTCGTTTTCATTGAATTTATtgcatatgtttttttttttcgcaaaaaatcGAGATTCAGAAAGAAGCACGACCTTCCTCCTGAATTCTTTGTATGTATCTGAGAGCATCCATTCCGATCAAAGTAAATTCCGTGCTGTTTTCCGGCGGATGAGGCTCAAAATTCTTTGGAAAATTCGTGATAACGTTCCTCTCATCGCGTTCCAAAATAATCGTAAGCGTCAGGTTTTGTATGTCCTCTTTATCGATCACTACCTCATTCTTCTTGATTTTACTTACATTAGTCTGTTCTTTCTTACGGTTCGGTTTATTCTTTGATCTTTTATCAACCTGAAAGCGATCTTGATACGCCTTAGTCGAATTTCGAATCGAGCCGTCTAGTGGAATTAAATTCGTCGTCTTACTCGGAAGTGCATTAACATATCCGGTGCTGATCAAACAAGAGAGATTGGTTGGATTCCCAGTTCGTCTTGCCGACACGGACAAGTCATTCGGGTGTCGGTCCTTTACTATGACGCCGTTTAAAGGCAGCGTCTTAGCAAGCTCTCGAGCGGCTTTAATGAAGTCGTTTTGTCGCGTTAGCGTGCTCGAGCGAGCGGAAGAGGGTCCATATTTGCCGTCGGCACTTCTGTCTTCTCGTCTTCGTCGGTCGACTTTGCAAGACTCCGACTCCCTCGGCTTCGGTCCTTGGCAGTAGCTGTCCTCGATCACGTCGGCATCCTGCTCACCACGGCCGACGGGTCGCATACATTTGACAGCGCGCCTTCTCTTGCAGCCTGGCGTGCATGGCATACAACCTTGCCAGTCGCCAATGATCCACCTGGAATCAGGACGATAAGAGCAAGATCTTAATTAGTCCGCAACGGCGGAGCAATTAACGTATAGTGTCACGTCCATTCGTTAGTTTCTTTAGATTAAAGTGACTATTCTGTCCAACACGTGATATGATCAACGAAATATGATGGTGATATGAgaacgatatatatgtatgaacgTTATTATTACTGTTTACATTgaagcatatataatatatacagtgtaCATATACTCTTCTGCATTTCACCTCTTTAACTTGTatgagaaagtaaaaaaaagagagagagattgtagatgttttttttatataattagatatatttaaaaatattttaagcgtAGAGAAAGTCGTAAACAAGTAGACTCACCGCGGTATGCAGGGAGCTTGATTGCATGGTTTGACCTTTGCATCTGGTTTAGTGATGTTTGCGCAAAATTTATCGTCTACTAGTCCACCGATCTTTTCTATGCAACGAGGTTTCGATATCTGCTCCCCCGGACCGCAACCTGCCGAACATTTTTCCCAGTCGATGAAGTCCCAAGAAAACTCAGCTTTGCGAGGAGTTCGTTGCTTTAATCCTAATGAGTATTTCAACGTGACGTTCTCTTTTGGAAAAACCTGTCAGATTTACTGGCTGTTAAGAAGATATTAagaaaggataaaaaaaaaactagattTCTCTTGAATAtagttttctaaaataatttagttgtTACTTCaatttgaagagaaaaatagatcacattttcaaaattaaactgATCTTTTAGtcgtttcttaaaatattgtaaattttattatttcttacatcgagaaaaactaagtaaaaataacattgGAAAAGAATTCAATTTGAAActcgtataaaaaattgtaacaggTAAttgctatattataattataaatgttccTTAGAAGTCGCGTTTCTCTTTACCCGTTCTTGCCGATAGCACATGTTTACGTTCGAACACCCTGTCCAAGATATGTTATCAATTTGCCGAGAAAAATGACTAATTAACGGAATACATTCATTATGTTTACCAATATAACCAAGTCTTCGGTGACAGGTCCTGGTATATTTAAAGCTTCTTGCCTTGGCCTTATCATTCCTAGCCACGCCTTAGAGCCTGGCACATCGAACATTCCTAAGTGATTACTGAAATAATTACGTTGTGGCACGAattaaattagttaatttaGTGGTATCTATTCTTGTGgcgtaaaattgattaaaaacaaGTTGAAAAATAGTATTAGAAATGCTGTTTAAGACATTTGATTGTAAATTTTGTGTAAAGATAACCAGCGTCagtttctctaaaatattaacagaaataaatattagcaaaatgaagaaaaaatttagttacCCGTCAATTAACACGGTTTTCGTGTTCTTGGTGCGCACTACGAACCTAGATTTCGTCGGTTCTGCCTCCTCGACGTGGATATTTCTGGCGCCGGTCGGTATGTCCGTTACCTTCTTGAGTCCTTAACGTGAAAGTTCGCACTCGAGAGATTATTGCGAAAAGCTACCTCGCAGTATTATTCGTCAAGATTCCAATTTCGGAGCAATGTCGCTTTGCCATGCAGTACGGAAAGATTTATTTGGCTGTCGCGGTGCTCAAAGAGCCGCTCAGAATTCCTCTGGGAGAGAAGACTGAACGTGCGCCTTATGCTACTGCTCTCGCGGAATTTTAATTCATGAAAGAGGTTCCGTTCCCCGTATTTCTCTATTCACCGTGCTGTGCCGATGACGTGAagtttatcgatatttttgccAAGTTGCGAGATTTGATATGgaatagtaaaagaaaaagagagcgagcgagcaagcaagaagagagagaaagttattaagaatattattataaaaaattcctgaGAGGAATTGGTAAAAAGATTCGCAAAATTTTCACTGAAaatgatattgatataaaattcaattatcatttttgaagttttctaaatattataaaagtgttttaataattaaaaaaaattctctttaatatttaataaaggtttatttttactattccATATCAAATCTCGCAACTTGGCAAAAATCTTGTGcaggaaagaaattttaatatatgaaggtaaagaaaatgaaatctatatatatatatatatatatatatatttatatatatgtgtgtgtgtgtgtataataataatattataataatatataatataataataacaataaaatacaataatattattattatattatattatataaaaaatatattatattatattatataacaataaaataatataataataataaatatatatatgtatatatatttgttattaaataactaGTATTTTATACTcctattatatgatataatattatttattctgacAAGACATACGCTAATATTAGTTTTGATATTACGTTGTTTCTTACGTGTTTGAGCCATGAATGATAATGTTCCTTGTTTTAAAGTACACGATGTGCTGTTGCCTCTACAAACTCCGCAAACGTCTTCGACGGCGGTTGATTCCATTTGTAGATCACAGGGTATCTCCCTGCACACACCCCCGATACAAATGTCTCGAATGCCTCTGTAGCACGTAGTACCATCTATTACTTTTGGTCTCAGTGAGGTCACCAAATTAGTTTCGCTCATGCAATAAAGAGCACAGGGATTTTCAGACATCTTCAAATCTAGAAAGATAAGTTGATAGAAAGCTGGCAAGATTGCTCATGACTTTACTTTCCGGTAAATTATACGCTATCCATTGATGAACTTTTCCATCTTCCGGAAATACCCAGTCGTTGAATTCAGCGCATTGCACATCACGAAACGATGATGCGCCGATTTCACAAGGCTGTAAAGAATTATTCAATATCACTTTGTGTATTAAAAAACCTTTTACTCTTTCACAGCTCTACAATGCGTTTGAAACTTTCATTCGGCTTTTGTCAATCTTACAATAGCATAGTATCATGgtacttttttgtattttaacgcGTAAACATTGTCATTTGTTCGTCAAATTCTTTAtacgaagaaaacattttcgaTTTCTGTGACAATCAAATGGAAGATGCGATTGTCGTGTTGAATGTTTGCATAAATTGACGATATGCTTGCTCAAAAGTTGTTTGCGAGCACTCTCGAAACTAACATTCGTGGAGCAGATTTTGTGACGTTTCCTGTCGCCGATGCAATAAGAACCACCTCTGGATGGGGACGGTTGGTTGCATTTTCTTATGGCGTATGCTACACCGGAGCCACAGGTACGGGAACACTTGCTCCAGGAGGACCAGGCGCCCCAACTGCCGTCTCTTACTCCAGGCCGTTCTCCCACCATCAGACATTTCATTTGGTAACACCACTGTAACAGTCACGGCACTAGAAGTAACTTACGTCATAGAGAACGAAAGGGCATGGAGGAGTGTATTATGCACGAAACTAAATAATGTACGTCTTTTAAAAGCGCGacgtgaaaatttattatgctgTGCGAGAGATATTCTCGCGCTCTTCGAAATTTCCGTCTTGTTTCATTAGAATCACTAACGTTATTCTCAGAATAATTATCGAGTCTCTTTCTACAATTTTAAGTATACTTAAACTGCTTAAACTTGTCgggtacaataatattttcgtcTTTCATCGCGTCGCGATGTAACAgctttgcaatttaaaaatgattatgcCCGCATATTTGTGCTCTTGATTTTCTGAATTATTtcttatgaataataaatcgtaaaaataCGCGTTATACTTTTTCCGCAAATgtaaatagtttaatatttaatatattcagataaatgtttttcatgcaatataatattttaattttttcttctttttctttctctcactacGTTATACAAATTCTCGAGAATATTTTCTCGTTTCATTGAaataactatttaaatttaactatCTAACGTTTCCTTTTAAAACATTCACATTAAAGTATGCGGTTGATTCCGCAATAACATGCTAACTCATCAAATTTACTGTCGACCGGCAACAAGATAATTGTTCTTCATTTTACGAACTACATTTATGCATCTATTTGTCTATTTCATTCCACGATGATTGCATCGGATGTTGCGAATCAGACAACATACAAACAAACtgaatttttacgcatatagGTAGATCAATCTATTTTTGTAGTCGATGTTATCACtccaatttcaatttttttaaactttgcaaTCCTCTATCCTTCGTTCAATTTTACTCACTAAATTTCATCGGAccaaaatttctttctttttttacgtcGAATCATCcaaatgaaatatatcaaatatatttattttaaataaaatattatctttttttctaacagATCATATTTTAAAGAGCTACATATAtgtctttaattttatcagtacattaaaaacattttatcacttaaattaatatgtttgttaaattaatatatttatttaaaatacctattttcaaaactaaatatttttgttccattggtttatttattcgtatatttgctaaatatgtaatgaaaatacGAGTCATCGCTTGTTTTGACGTTTGGGTTGATCTGTTGCGCGCGCGTGTCGACCATTTGACTTTGTTCAGGGCTCGCCCGGGTAATTAGAGATTACTCGCCGACTGGATTTATGATGAGCTTCATTTCTCAATGGTGATGTTCGACCTCACCGACATCCCGAAACGATAGTCGACCGGCGCTAATGACTCCCGTCTGCGCGATTCGACGTTTCGGCACGCCCGACTATTAATATTGTCACCCAAATCTAATATCTCGTTGATGTCTGATATTTCGACTCCGTTCGTCGCCTCGCCATTATGGCTCATCTACATTTTATCACGCTTCGTGGAGTTTTTGGTAAAACCCTTTTACAGCATCACGTATCTCTCACCAGTCGCAAAAAAACATTTCGACCTTGTTCCGATTTCCGAAATATTCGTGACGCGACTTGAAACGAGTTTTATctggcaatatatatatgaatttttataaaaaataatacgttaataaaattgcaaataagaGGAGTGCGCCACGTGCAGGAA
It encodes:
- the LOC140669937 gene encoding A disintegrin and metalloproteinase with thrombospondin motifs 7 translates to MMKRLSPYSSICLFVLVTFHSQQIHTGYHGRFTRAANLPDEHEVVVPWKVSSNGSFITHQIPHHYERSFYRNRATSDGIVHYRLRIGHEEHHIELYPNYQLLGPGAIVEERRGSQDFLNNIRLKRLRDTQCHYRARVRNQLEDSALSTCYGLVGYIKTKRAWYMIEPVAGHDFTKEIEQPHIVYKRSLDDFQTSAIKDLCNVINNTSKIITKRALNSQKKALAESIETKSYTLELLIVLDKSLLDYYREMSFDVENYILTLFNMAAGLFHDVSLGVHMQLTIVRIIRLEVEENEMNLSINQDADATLKRFQEWQYTMNPGDDSHPNHHDCAILISKLNICVSRNLCGFTGTSTIAGTCDPLRGAAIVTDAGLPTGYHIAHQIGHTLGMSHDVQRENGCPGIVYHGNGYAETTVMHPGDMYITKKWSECSRHYLRSYIEQGLAFCLEDEPQDHHFPAAEMLPGVMYNGDDQCRLQYRSDVRQCDMGITCETLRCAIPGRGCVSSRKPPAEGTSCGEKRWCYQMKCLMVGERPGVRDGSWGAWSSWSKCSRTCGSGVAYAIRKCNQPSPSRGGSYCIGDRKRHKICSTNPCEIGASSFRDVQCAEFNDWVFPEDGKVHQWIAYNLPENLKMSENPCALYCMSETNLVTSLRPKVIDGTTCYRGIRDICIGGVCREIPCDLQMESTAVEDVCGVCRGNSTSCTLKQGTLSFMAQTRLKKVTDIPTGARNIHVEEAEPTKSRFVVRTKNTKTVLIDGNHLGMFDVPGSKAWLGMIRPRQEALNIPGPVTEDLVILVFPKENVTLKYSLGLKQRTPRKAEFSWDFIDWEKCSAGCGPGEQISKPRCIEKIGGLVDDKFCANITKPDAKVKPCNQAPCIPRWIIGDWQGCMPCTPGCKRRRAVKCMRPVGRGEQDADVIEDSYCQGPKPRESESCKVDRRRREDRSADGKYGPSSARSSTLTRQNDFIKAARELAKTLPLNGVIVKDRHPNDLSVSARRTGNPTNLSCLISTGYVNALPSKTTNLIPLDGSIRNSTKAYQDRFQVDKRSKNKPNRKKEQTNVSKIKKNEVVIDKEDIQNLTLTIILERDERNVITNFPKNFEPHPPENSTEFTLIGMDALRYIQRIQEEGRASF